Proteins from one Loktanella sp. M215 genomic window:
- a CDS encoding LacI family DNA-binding transcriptional regulator, which yields MPKPKIHTMEELSAAIGVSRPTLSRYFQDPTKVSRSSVERIRTGLDRVDYTPNFFATRMNRKTTGMIGVIIPYLNDLFFTRLLESIERAAMMAGYTVISQCSHSDPEIEARAAETFLSMNVDGAIVAPLGNHSDLHVYERLNARMPFVLFDSRPELLTNVDFVGTDHVQSTGMMVDYLCRVGGPPVFLAMPRVNFNAVERENAYIARMTELDLEPVVIGTQMTGPGAYFESHGLAVMSDHFARGALLDSTILCVNDRVAIGALRAAAQHGLEPGALRRGGLRIAGHDDYPLCPFTSPPLTTVAQDVDGIGQAAVDRLLEKLRAENQTGNQIVKLMNGVMKVRSSA from the coding sequence ATGCCAAAGCCGAAAATTCACACGATGGAGGAGTTGTCCGCCGCCATCGGCGTCTCCCGTCCCACCCTGTCGCGCTATTTTCAGGACCCCACAAAGGTCAGCCGTTCCTCGGTCGAGCGTATCCGCACCGGGCTGGACCGGGTCGATTACACCCCGAACTTCTTCGCCACCCGAATGAACCGCAAGACGACGGGCATGATCGGCGTCATCATCCCCTACCTCAACGATCTGTTCTTCACCCGCCTGCTTGAATCCATCGAACGGGCGGCGATGATGGCAGGCTACACGGTCATCAGCCAATGCTCTCACTCCGACCCAGAGATAGAGGCGCGCGCGGCCGAAACCTTCCTGTCGATGAACGTCGATGGCGCCATCGTGGCGCCGCTGGGCAATCACAGCGACCTGCATGTCTACGAGCGTCTGAACGCACGCATGCCCTTCGTTCTGTTCGATTCCCGTCCAGAGCTTTTGACGAACGTCGATTTCGTCGGCACCGATCACGTGCAAAGCACCGGCATGATGGTCGATTATCTGTGCCGCGTCGGCGGCCCGCCGGTGTTCCTCGCCATGCCGCGGGTGAACTTCAACGCGGTCGAACGCGAGAATGCCTATATCGCCCGGATGACCGAACTGGACCTTGAACCCGTCGTCATCGGCACGCAGATGACCGGCCCCGGCGCCTATTTCGAATCGCACGGCCTGGCGGTCATGTCGGACCACTTCGCGCGCGGCGCGCTTCTCGACAGCACGATCCTCTGCGTCAACGACCGGGTCGCCATCGGCGCGCTGCGTGCGGCGGCGCAGCATGGGCTGGAACCGGGGGCGCTGCGCCGTGGCGGTCTGCGAATCGCCGGTCACGACGATTACCCGCTTTGCCCCTTCACCAGCCCGCCGCTGACCACCGTGGCACAGGATGTCGACGGGATCGGGCAGGCCGCCGTCGACCGCCTGCTGGAAAAGTTGCGCGCGGAAAATCAGACCGGAAATCAGATCGTAAAGCTGATGAATGGGGTGATGAAGGTCCGGAGTTCTGCGTAA
- a CDS encoding ABC transporter substrate-binding protein, producing MKTTILGTTVGFGLCVGLASAAMAEEITIATVNNGDMVRMQKLAPQWEQDTGNTINWVVLEENVLRQNVTTDISTGGGQYDIMTIGTYEAPIWGKNGWLTSLNDGMADDWNKDDLLPAIAGGLTVDGDLVAAPFYGESSMVMYRTDLMEKAGLEMPDAPTWDFIREAAMKMTDRANDINGICARGKAGWGENMAFLTAMSNSFGARWFDMDWKPQFDSPEWKNTIDFYLGMMNESGPAGAANNGFNENLTLFQQGKCGMWIDATVAASFVTNPADSTVADQVGFALAPDNGLGKRGNWLWAWSLAIPSSSKKVDVAKDFISWATGQSYAELVAGEEGWANVPPGTRKSLYENQEYLDAAPFAKMTLDSINSADPQNPSVQEVPYTGVQFVAIPEFAGIGTQTGQQFSDALAGNQTGDEALANAQSLTAEEMEAAGY from the coding sequence ATGAAGACGACCATTCTCGGCACGACCGTTGGCTTTGGCCTGTGCGTCGGCCTCGCCTCCGCCGCCATGGCAGAGGAAATCACCATCGCGACCGTGAACAACGGCGACATGGTGCGGATGCAGAAACTCGCGCCCCAGTGGGAACAGGACACCGGCAACACGATCAACTGGGTCGTCCTGGAAGAGAACGTGCTGCGCCAGAACGTGACCACCGACATCTCCACCGGCGGCGGTCAGTATGACATCATGACCATCGGCACCTACGAGGCGCCGATCTGGGGCAAGAACGGCTGGCTGACGTCCCTGAACGACGGCATGGCCGACGACTGGAACAAGGACGACCTACTGCCCGCCATCGCCGGCGGTCTGACCGTCGACGGCGATCTGGTCGCCGCACCGTTCTACGGCGAATCCTCGATGGTCATGTACCGCACCGACCTGATGGAAAAGGCCGGGCTGGAAATGCCCGACGCGCCGACCTGGGACTTCATCCGCGAAGCCGCGATGAAGATGACCGACCGCGCCAATGACATCAACGGGATCTGCGCCCGCGGCAAGGCCGGCTGGGGCGAGAACATGGCCTTCCTGACCGCCATGTCCAACTCCTTCGGCGCCCGCTGGTTCGACATGGACTGGAAGCCCCAGTTCGACAGCCCCGAGTGGAAGAACACCATCGACTTCTACCTTGGCATGATGAACGAATCCGGTCCCGCCGGTGCCGCCAACAACGGTTTCAACGAAAACCTGACGCTGTTCCAGCAGGGCAAGTGCGGCATGTGGATCGACGCGACCGTCGCGGCGTCCTTCGTGACCAACCCCGCCGACAGCACCGTGGCCGATCAGGTCGGTTTCGCACTGGCCCCCGACAACGGTCTGGGCAAGCGCGGCAACTGGCTCTGGGCCTGGAGCCTTGCGATCCCGTCGTCGTCCAAGAAGGTCGACGTGGCCAAGGACTTCATCAGCTGGGCCACGGGCCAAAGCTATGCGGAACTGGTCGCCGGTGAAGAAGGCTGGGCCAACGTCCCCCCGGGCACCCGCAAGTCGCTGTACGAAAACCAGGAATATCTGGACGCGGCACCCTTCGCCAAGATGACGCTGGACAGCATCAACTCCGCCGACCCGCAAAACCCGAGCGTTCAGGAAGTGCCCTATACCGGCGTCCAGTTCGTCGCGATCCCGGAATTTGCAGGCATCGGCACCCAGACCGGCCAGCAGTTCTCTGACGCGCTGGCGGGCAACCAGACCGGTGACGAGGCGCTGGCGAATGCCCAGTCGCTGACCGCCGAGGAAATGGAAGCCGCAGGCTACTAA
- a CDS encoding carbohydrate ABC transporter permease codes for MATEHSKSSARIMIAPAVFVLLVWMLVPLCMTLYFSFADYRPLRATFDAWIGFDNYVSFLTSDSFLSSVVVTLQMVAGILVITIGGGIALALLLDQPMFGQGIVRILVIAPFFVMPTVSALVWKNMFFNVDNGLFSYLWKFFGAQPYDFLSQSPLLSIIIIVAWQWLPFATLILLTAVQSLSSEQLEAAEMDGAPGYSRFWYIILPHLSRAITVVILIQTIFLLSIFAEIFVTTNGAFGTRTLTYLVYQRVLESQNIGLGSAGGIVAVILANIVAIFLMRIVGKNLDT; via the coding sequence ATGGCGACAGAACATTCCAAATCATCCGCACGGATCATGATCGCACCAGCCGTCTTCGTGCTGCTGGTGTGGATGCTGGTGCCGCTGTGCATGACACTCTACTTCTCCTTCGCGGACTACCGACCGCTTAGGGCGACGTTCGATGCGTGGATCGGGTTCGACAACTACGTGTCGTTCCTGACGTCGGATTCGTTCCTGTCATCGGTCGTCGTCACCCTGCAGATGGTGGCGGGAATCCTCGTCATCACCATCGGCGGCGGCATCGCGCTGGCGCTCCTGCTCGACCAGCCGATGTTCGGGCAGGGGATCGTCCGCATCCTGGTGATCGCGCCCTTCTTCGTCATGCCGACCGTGTCGGCGCTGGTGTGGAAGAACATGTTCTTCAACGTGGACAACGGGTTGTTCAGCTATCTGTGGAAATTCTTCGGCGCGCAGCCCTATGATTTCCTGTCCCAGTCACCGCTGCTGTCGATCATCATCATCGTGGCATGGCAATGGCTGCCGTTCGCCACGCTGATCCTGCTGACCGCCGTGCAGTCCCTGTCGTCCGAACAGCTTGAGGCTGCAGAGATGGACGGCGCCCCCGGCTACAGCCGCTTCTGGTACATCATCCTGCCGCACCTCAGCCGCGCGATCACCGTCGTCATCCTGATCCAGACGATCTTCCTGCTCTCGATCTTCGCGGAAATCTTCGTGACCACCAACGGCGCCTTCGGTACCCGCACGCTGACCTACCTCGTCTACCAGCGCGTGCTGGAAAGCCAGAACATCGGCCTCGGCTCTGCGGGCGGCATCGTCGCCGTCATCCTCGCCAATATCGTTGCCATCTTCCTGATGCGCATCGTCGGCAAGAACCTCGATACCTGA
- a CDS encoding carbohydrate ABC transporter permease: MARAISPRKKMMWTVLAWGIGLLIFFPILWTFLTSFKSEAVAISDPPVWFFFDWTTQNYSDVLARSNYPLALMNSIIIAVGSTLLGIIIAVPAAWAMAFVPGKKTKDILLWMLSTKMLPAVGVLYPLVLIAKYLNVYDSRIMLIVILMLINLPIIVWMLYTYFREIPGEILEAARMDGASLRNEIIYVLTPMAVPGIASTILLNIILAWNEAFWTIILTTVNAAPLTKFISSFSAPEGLFYAKLSAASIMAIAPILIMGWFSQKQLVRGLTFGAVK, encoded by the coding sequence ATGGCTCGCGCAATCTCGCCCCGCAAAAAGATGATGTGGACGGTCCTCGCCTGGGGCATCGGTCTGCTGATCTTCTTCCCGATCCTGTGGACCTTCCTGACCAGCTTCAAATCCGAAGCGGTGGCAATTTCCGATCCACCCGTCTGGTTCTTCTTCGACTGGACGACGCAGAATTATTCCGACGTGCTGGCACGGTCGAACTATCCGCTGGCCCTGATGAACTCGATCATCATCGCCGTGGGATCGACCCTGCTGGGCATCATCATCGCCGTGCCCGCCGCATGGGCCATGGCCTTCGTGCCGGGCAAAAAGACCAAGGACATCCTGCTCTGGATGCTCTCGACCAAGATGCTGCCCGCCGTCGGCGTGCTCTATCCGCTGGTGCTGATCGCGAAATACCTGAACGTCTATGACAGCCGCATCATGCTGATCGTGATCCTGATGCTGATCAACCTGCCGATCATCGTCTGGATGCTCTACACCTACTTCCGCGAAATCCCGGGCGAAATCCTCGAAGCCGCGCGCATGGACGGCGCCAGCCTGCGGAATGAGATCATCTACGTCCTGACCCCGATGGCCGTGCCGGGCATCGCTTCCACCATCCTGCTCAATATCATTCTGGCGTGGAACGAGGCGTTCTGGACCATCATCCTGACCACCGTGAACGCGGCACCTCTGACCAAGTTCATCTCCAGCTTCTCGGCACCCGAAGGCCTGTTTTACGCCAAGCTTTCCGCCGCCTCGATCATGGCCATCGCGCCGATCCTCATCATGGGCTGGTTCAGCCAGAAACAACTCGTCCGGGGCCTGACCTTCGGCGCGGTCAAATAG
- a CDS encoding ABC transporter ATP-binding protein, whose translation MGRITLDKVQKKFGEVEVIPPLDLTVEDGEFVVFVGPSGCGKSTLLRLIAGLEDVSGGEIRIDGQPATDLPPAKRGLAMVFQSYALYPHMSVRKNIAFPMKMAGMPQDEQDRRIAKAATALNLTDYLDRRPGQLSGGQRQRVAIGRAIVREPAAFLFDEPLSNLDAALRVGMRMEISELHKTLATTMIYVTHDQVEAMTMADKIVVLRAGHIEQVGSPLELYKAPRNTFVAGFIGSPKMNLLTGAPAQKHNATTIGIRPEHLDVVDSGGTFTGRVGVAEHLGSDTFFHVHVPEMSEPMTVRAGGEVGLTHGDTIHLEPRAEHIHRFDDKGLRIA comes from the coding sequence ATGGGACGCATCACACTCGACAAGGTTCAAAAGAAGTTCGGCGAAGTCGAAGTCATCCCCCCGCTGGATCTGACGGTCGAGGATGGCGAATTCGTCGTCTTCGTCGGCCCCTCCGGCTGCGGCAAGTCCACGCTCCTGCGCCTGATCGCGGGGCTGGAGGATGTCTCGGGCGGTGAAATCCGCATCGACGGCCAGCCCGCCACCGACCTGCCCCCCGCCAAGCGGGGCCTCGCCATGGTGTTCCAAAGCTACGCGCTTTATCCGCACATGTCCGTGCGCAAGAACATCGCCTTCCCGATGAAGATGGCGGGCATGCCGCAGGACGAACAGGACCGCCGCATCGCCAAGGCCGCGACCGCCCTGAACCTGACCGACTATCTCGACCGCAGGCCGGGGCAACTCTCCGGCGGCCAGCGCCAGCGCGTCGCCATCGGCCGCGCCATCGTGCGCGAACCCGCCGCGTTCCTGTTTGACGAGCCGTTGTCCAACCTCGACGCCGCCCTGCGCGTCGGCATGCGGATGGAAATCTCGGAACTGCACAAGACGCTGGCCACCACGATGATCTACGTGACCCACGATCAGGTCGAGGCGATGACCATGGCCGACAAGATCGTCGTCCTGCGCGCCGGCCACATCGAACAGGTTGGCTCGCCGCTGGAGCTGTACAAAGCCCCCCGCAACACCTTCGTCGCGGGCTTCATCGGCTCGCCCAAGATGAACCTGCTGACCGGCGCGCCTGCGCAAAAGCATAACGCGACCACCATCGGCATCCGCCCCGAACACCTCGACGTCGTCGACAGCGGCGGCACCTTCACGGGCCGGGTCGGCGTGGCGGAACATCTGGGGTCCGACACCTTCTTCCACGTCCACGTGCCGGAAATGTCCGAACCCATGACAGTGCGGGCAGGGGGAGAGGTCGGCCTGACCCATGGCGACACGATCCATCTGGAACCGCGGGCCGAACACATCCACCGTTTCGACGACAAAGGCTTGCGCATCGCATGA
- a CDS encoding L-iditol 2-dehydrogenase, giving the protein MTRLTDKSALITGSARGIGRGFAERYIAEGATVAIADINMDAAQATARELGDRAYAVQLDVTDQSSIDAAIASVVAKTGKLDILINNAALFDAAETVDITRASYDKLYAVNVAGTLFTMQAAAKQMIAQGHGGKIINMASQAGRRGESLVLVYCSTKAAVISMTQSAGLNLIKHGINVNAIAPGVVDGEHWEHVDSMFAKLEGKPLGQKKAEVAAGVPAGRFAVPADLTGMAVFLASSEANYIVSQTYNVDGGQWMS; this is encoded by the coding sequence ATGACCCGCCTGACCGACAAATCGGCCCTCATCACCGGGTCCGCCCGCGGCATCGGTCGCGGCTTTGCCGAACGCTATATTGCGGAAGGCGCCACCGTCGCCATCGCCGACATCAACATGGACGCGGCACAGGCGACTGCGCGCGAACTGGGCGACCGCGCCTACGCCGTGCAACTCGACGTCACCGACCAGTCCAGCATCGACGCCGCCATCGCCTCCGTCGTTGCAAAAACCGGCAAGCTCGACATCCTGATCAACAACGCGGCCCTGTTCGATGCGGCTGAAACCGTCGACATCACCCGCGCCAGCTATGACAAGCTCTACGCCGTCAATGTCGCGGGCACGCTCTTCACCATGCAGGCCGCCGCGAAACAGATGATCGCCCAAGGCCACGGCGGCAAGATCATCAACATGGCGTCGCAAGCGGGCCGTCGCGGCGAATCCCTCGTGCTGGTCTATTGCTCCACCAAGGCCGCCGTCATCTCGATGACCCAATCCGCCGGTCTGAACCTGATCAAGCATGGCATCAACGTCAACGCCATCGCCCCCGGTGTCGTCGACGGCGAACACTGGGAACACGTCGACTCCATGTTCGCGAAACTCGAAGGCAAACCGCTTGGCCAAAAAAAGGCCGAGGTCGCCGCAGGCGTTCCCGCCGGTCGCTTCGCCGTGCCCGCCGACCTGACTGGCATGGCGGTGTTCCTTGCATCAAGCGAGGCGAACTACATCGTCTCGCAAACCTACAACGTCGACGGCGGCCAGTGGATGAGCTAA
- a CDS encoding mannitol dehydrogenase family protein — protein MATPLSLATLSDLPEGVRVPSYDRASLSPGIVHIGLGNFHRAHQAWYLHRLMDAGQAHDWAILGAGVRPADASAREKMLAQDCLTTLIELDPAGKSAEVTGSMIDYIAVAEGNAPLIAAMSAPEIRIVALTVTEGGYYQKDGTFDAGHPDMVHDAAHPDTPRSAFGAMVAALRARRAAHSGPFTCQSCDNLQGNGDILRQTITGLARLSDPDLADWIDAQCTFPNSMVDCIVPATGPSELALARDFGVADNVPVTHENFRQWVIEDKFCAGRPAWEDVGATITDDVHSFESMKIRILNGGHQVIANAGEILSVETIAGCMEHPAIHAFFRKVETDEIVPHVHAVPGMTPQAYVDLIESRFANPQIRDTTRRVAFDGSSRHTGFILPVLRDALKAGTPVEGLALVEALWARMCEGTREDGTVIEANDPIWTDLQTAAKAAKDRPAAWIEQPLYGDLAQAKPFADAFARWLTMIWADGAEAALTSYTA, from the coding sequence ATGGCCACCCCCCTGTCCCTCGCCACCCTGTCCGACCTGCCAGAGGGCGTGCGCGTGCCGTCCTACGACCGCGCCAGTCTCTCGCCCGGCATCGTCCACATCGGCCTCGGCAACTTTCACCGCGCCCATCAGGCGTGGTATCTGCACCGGCTGATGGACGCAGGGCAGGCGCACGACTGGGCGATCCTCGGCGCCGGTGTCCGCCCCGCCGATGCCAGCGCGCGAGAGAAGATGCTGGCACAGGATTGCCTCACGACCCTGATCGAACTCGACCCCGCCGGCAAATCGGCAGAGGTCACAGGCTCCATGATCGACTACATCGCCGTGGCCGAAGGCAACGCCCCCCTGATCGCCGCCATGTCCGCGCCAGAGATTCGCATCGTCGCCCTGACCGTGACCGAGGGCGGCTATTACCAAAAGGACGGCACATTCGACGCGGGCCACCCCGACATGGTGCATGACGCCGCCCACCCAGACACACCGCGCAGCGCCTTCGGTGCCATGGTCGCCGCCCTGCGCGCCCGGCGTGCGGCGCACTCCGGCCCATTCACCTGCCAGTCCTGCGACAACCTGCAAGGCAACGGCGACATCCTGCGCCAGACGATCACCGGCCTCGCCCGCCTGTCCGACCCGGACCTCGCTGACTGGATCGACGCGCAGTGCACCTTTCCGAATTCCATGGTGGATTGCATCGTGCCCGCCACCGGCCCCTCTGAACTGGCCTTGGCGCGCGACTTCGGCGTGGCCGACAACGTCCCCGTGACCCACGAAAACTTCCGCCAGTGGGTGATCGAGGACAAGTTCTGCGCCGGTCGCCCCGCGTGGGAAGACGTCGGCGCCACCATCACCGACGACGTGCACAGCTTTGAATCCATGAAGATCCGCATCCTGAACGGCGGCCATCAGGTCATCGCCAACGCAGGCGAGATCCTGAGTGTCGAAACCATCGCCGGCTGCATGGAACACCCCGCCATCCACGCCTTCTTCCGCAAGGTCGAAACCGACGAAATCGTCCCCCACGTCCACGCCGTCCCCGGCATGACACCGCAGGCCTACGTCGACCTGATCGAAAGCCGCTTTGCCAACCCCCAGATCCGCGACACCACCCGCCGCGTCGCCTTCGATGGCTCCTCGCGCCACACCGGCTTCATCCTGCCGGTCCTGCGCGACGCCCTCAAGGCCGGCACCCCGGTCGAGGGTCTCGCCTTGGTCGAAGCCCTCTGGGCCCGCATGTGCGAAGGCACCCGCGAGGACGGCACGGTGATCGAGGCCAACGACCCGATCTGGACCGACCTCCAGACCGCTGCCAAGGCCGCGAAAGACCGCCCCGCCGCATGGATCGAACAGCCCCTCTACGGCGATCTGGCGCAGGCGAAACCCTTCGCCGATGCCTTCGCCCGCTGGCTCACGATGATCTGGGCCGACGGCGCAGAGGCTGCGCTGACCTCCTACACCGCCTGA
- a CDS encoding ABC1 kinase family protein, with the protein MNDTPSRARPVPVPSGRLSRLTRLGTMTAGVAGNMALQGIGQLGRGQRPAFRDLLLTPGNMTRIADQLANMRGAAMKVGQLVSMDTGEMLPPELAQIMARLRDDAHFMPPAQLRQVLDAQWPKNWLQQFKTFDVRPIAAASIGQVHRAVLRDGRTLAIKVQYPGVARSIDSDVTNVGALIRMTGLLPKGLDLAPYLAEARQQLHDETDYLREAAQLQRFGTLLADQPQFTVPGLHDDLTTGQVLAMDFVPGRSIETAADAPQDTRDRIARDLIALTLAELFDFNAMQTDPNFANYRWQADTGRIVLLDFGAARDIAPDVAARYLALIRAGLADDPAALGECAAAIGFIGPATQATHRAQIIAMMRDVFAALTAPQIDFADQTLSRRLQQQGIALAEDGFIPPPLPIDVLLLQRKFGGIFLLAARLGASVDVMELLRPYLTPETAES; encoded by the coding sequence ATGAATGACACCCCCTCCCGCGCCCGCCCGGTCCCTGTCCCCTCCGGCCGCCTCTCGCGGCTGACGCGCCTCGGCACGATGACTGCGGGCGTCGCGGGCAACATGGCGCTGCAGGGCATCGGCCAACTGGGCCGCGGCCAGCGCCCCGCCTTCCGCGACCTGCTCCTGACCCCCGGCAACATGACCCGCATCGCCGACCAGTTGGCCAACATGCGCGGCGCGGCCATGAAGGTCGGCCAGCTCGTCTCCATGGATACCGGAGAGATGTTGCCGCCCGAACTGGCGCAGATCATGGCCCGCCTGCGCGACGACGCCCACTTCATGCCGCCAGCACAACTGCGGCAGGTCCTCGACGCCCAGTGGCCGAAAAACTGGCTGCAACAGTTCAAGACCTTCGACGTCCGCCCCATCGCTGCCGCCTCCATCGGGCAAGTCCACCGCGCCGTCCTGCGCGACGGCCGCACGCTCGCGATCAAGGTGCAATACCCCGGCGTCGCCCGCAGCATCGACAGCGACGTGACCAACGTCGGCGCCCTGATCCGCATGACCGGCCTGCTGCCCAAGGGTCTCGACCTCGCGCCCTATCTCGCAGAGGCGCGCCAGCAGTTGCACGACGAAACCGACTACCTGCGCGAGGCCGCCCAGCTCCAGCGTTTCGGCACTCTCCTCGCCGACCAGCCGCAGTTTACCGTCCCCGGCCTGCACGACGACCTGACCACCGGTCAAGTGCTGGCGATGGACTTCGTCCCCGGCAGGTCGATCGAGACTGCCGCCGATGCCCCGCAGGACACCCGCGACCGCATCGCCCGCGACCTGATCGCCCTCACACTGGCGGAACTCTTCGATTTCAACGCCATGCAGACCGATCCGAACTTCGCCAACTACCGCTGGCAGGCGGACACGGGTCGCATCGTCCTGCTCGACTTCGGCGCCGCCCGCGACATCGCACCGGATGTCGCCGCCCGTTATCTCGCCCTGATCCGCGCCGGTCTAGCCGACGATCCCGCAGCACTAGGTGAATGCGCCGCAGCCATCGGCTTCATCGGCCCCGCCACGCAAGCCACCCACCGCGCCCAGATCATCGCCATGATGCGCGACGTCTTCGCGGCCCTGACCGCGCCGCAGATCGACTTCGCCGACCAGACACTGTCCCGCCGCCTGCAACAGCAAGGCATCGCACTGGCAGAGGATGGCTTCATCCCGCCGCCACTGCCGATCGACGTCCTGCTTCTGCAGCGCAAGTTCGGCGGCATCTTCCTGCTCGCCGCGCGCCTTGGCGCAAGCGTCGACGTCATGGAACTGCTGCGCCCCTACCTTACGCCTGAAACAGCGGAAAGCTGA
- a CDS encoding alpha/beta hydrolase, with protein MRHGVTLVALIAIVVSLFVLHDARRGLEMTSLTVGETPVTRYALPGADGPVVVVAHGFAGSRQMMQGYALPLAQAGYRVFAFDFQGHGRNPVPMSGDVTALDGTTQRLVDQTAEVVDAVADGAAPVALLGHSMATDVLVRVAQGRGDVGPVVLLSAFSQAIDAGHPADLLLVTGAGEPGLKEFAVAAAQMVDPAAVDGQTVVDGPVSRRAVIAPWVEHVSILHSRRGRAEAVDWIDRAYVRTSDVPIRHTGWAILGLLGGIVALFGAVARVLPVTPVEAMPLSRGRLAVVTLVPVVVAPVVSVLVNPQVLPVLVAGYLALHLAVFGGLQLWLIRRWGGRFGAFSPLAFLVLLGWSVVFGAALDRYAANFWPIAQRVWIIAAMALGAVPFMLADAVLTHGASLGRRFVLRGGFIVSLGIAVALDPSGLFFLVMIAPVVLLFYAVFGTMGRMAGRRAGPLAAGLALGLVLAWALGVSFPLFQA; from the coding sequence ATGAGACATGGCGTGACACTGGTGGCCCTGATCGCGATCGTGGTGTCGCTGTTCGTCTTGCACGACGCGCGGCGCGGGCTGGAGATGACCTCGCTGACGGTCGGAGAGACTCCGGTCACGCGCTATGCCCTGCCCGGTGCCGACGGGCCGGTGGTCGTGGTGGCGCATGGCTTTGCCGGGTCGCGGCAGATGATGCAAGGCTATGCGCTGCCGCTGGCGCAGGCGGGATACCGGGTGTTTGCCTTCGATTTTCAGGGCCACGGGCGCAATCCGGTGCCGATGTCGGGGGATGTCACGGCGCTGGATGGGACGACGCAGCGGCTGGTGGATCAGACGGCAGAGGTGGTCGACGCGGTGGCGGACGGGGCGGCGCCGGTGGCGCTGCTGGGGCATTCGATGGCGACGGATGTGCTGGTGCGGGTGGCGCAGGGGCGCGGGGATGTGGGGCCGGTGGTGCTGCTGTCGGCGTTCAGTCAGGCGATCGACGCAGGCCATCCTGCCGACCTGCTGCTAGTCACGGGCGCCGGAGAGCCGGGGCTGAAAGAGTTCGCGGTCGCGGCGGCGCAGATGGTCGATCCGGCTGCGGTCGATGGACAGACTGTCGTTGATGGTCCGGTCAGCCGGCGGGCGGTGATTGCGCCGTGGGTAGAGCATGTCTCGATCCTGCACAGCAGGCGTGGACGGGCGGAGGCAGTGGACTGGATCGACCGGGCTTACGTGCGAACCTCCGACGTGCCGATCCGCCATACGGGTTGGGCGATACTCGGGTTGCTGGGCGGCATCGTGGCGCTGTTCGGCGCGGTGGCGCGGGTGTTGCCGGTGACGCCGGTGGAGGCGATGCCCCTATCGCGCGGGCGGTTGGCGGTGGTGACGCTGGTGCCGGTGGTCGTGGCACCGGTTGTCTCGGTGCTGGTGAACCCGCAGGTGCTGCCGGTGCTGGTGGCGGGGTACCTCGCGCTGCATCTGGCGGTGTTCGGCGGGTTGCAGCTGTGGCTGATCCGGCGCTGGGGCGGGCGGTTCGGGGCGTTTTCGCCCTTGGCATTTCTCGTGCTGCTGGGGTGGAGCGTGGTGTTCGGCGCGGCACTTGACCGCTATGCCGCGAACTTTTGGCCCATCGCGCAGCGCGTGTGGATCATCGCGGCGATGGCGCTGGGGGCGGTGCCGTTCATGCTGGCGGATGCGGTGCTGACGCATGGGGCGTCATTGGGACGACGGTTTGTCTTGCGCGGCGGGTTCATCGTGTCGCTGGGGATCGCGGTGGCGCTGGACCCAAGCGGGCTGTTCTTTCTGGTGATGATCGCACCCGTGGTGCTGCTGTTCTATGCGGTCTTCGGCACGATGGGGCGCATGGCGGGGCGGCGCGCGGGGCCACTGGCGGCGGGGTTGGCGCTGGGACTGGTGCTGGCCTGGGCGCTGGGCGTCAGCTTTCCGCTGTTTCAGGCGTAA